The Microplitis mediator isolate UGA2020A chromosome 4, iyMicMedi2.1, whole genome shotgun sequence nucleotide sequence TGGTGGTACGTCGTTGGCAGTAGCGTCCATTTTGGCAATCACGACGTTTTCTTTGGCCAATTTTTCACCCAATTCTTCGTAGATGGGCGTCAGCTTTTGACAATGTCCACACCAAGGTGCGTAGAACTCTATAAGAACATCGGCGTCTGGTTTGGTGACGACTTCCTCGAAGTTTTTAGCAACGACGACCTTGACGTTGCCGGAGTTGTCTTCTGGGACGGGCTCAGACTTGATGAATGGCTCCAAGTTCTTCTCTTCGAAGTCTTTAACGAATTTCTGGAAGTTATCGACGCTGAATTCGTCCTTGAGAACGTATTTGAGACCCTTGTCATCACGTGCGAAGACAACTGGCTTGTCGCCCTTGGCAAAGTCAACTCCAAAGTCGTTGAGCTCGTGTTGGAAGTCATCTTTGTTAGAGATAGCGAAGTTAAACTCAGGGAAGTCCTTGGCAACCTTCATGATTCTGTTACGCCAGTAGTTGGTACCCTTTGGATTCTTGACGTAGTCAACAGCGTAGTAAGCAACTACCAGTGGATTTTCAAATGACGCGGCATTGTCGCGAGTACGAACACCGACCAAACCAAAGTAATTCTTAGTAACGAAGTCGCTGACATCAGCAATTGAGCTTCCACCTTTGTGTTCAACTGTGCTCTcctcaaatttattttgcaaGACCTTGGGACGGTACAACTTGATGTGGTTCTTAAGTCCTTCTTTTTCCAACAGTGATTTTGCGAACGTGTGAGCAAAACGTGCTTTCTCACGCAATT carries:
- the LOC130666569 gene encoding protein disulfide-isomerase A3; translated protein: MLSKWFILCFLALGALAAEEDVLDLTDSDFTAELDRHDNTLVMFYAPWCGHCKRLKPEYAEAAGMLKGSDPAITLAKVDCTEAGKETCSKYGVSGYPTLKIFSKSEMVSEYNGPREAKGIVKHMKSQVGPASKELKTEDCHKGFLNTDEVSFIGYFDDEKSELAKSFQAVAKKLREKARFAHTFAKSLLEKEGLKNHIKLYRPKVLQNKFEESTVEHKGGSSIADVSDFVTKNYFGLVGVRTRDNAASFENPLVVAYYAVDYVKNPKGTNYWRNRIMKVAKDFPEFNFAISNKDDFQHELNDFGVDFAKGDKPVVFARDDKGLKYVLKDEFSVDNFQKFVKDFEEKNLEPFIKSEPVPEDNSGNVKVVVAKNFEEVVTKPDADVLIEFYAPWCGHCQKLTPIYEELGEKLAKENVVIAKMDATANDVPPEFEVRGFPTLYWVPKKSKNSPVKYEGGRELNDFIKYIAEHSTDKLKGYDRKGNPVKSPSDEL